From a single Equus asinus isolate D_3611 breed Donkey chromosome 2, EquAss-T2T_v2, whole genome shotgun sequence genomic region:
- the LOC106833325 gene encoding olfactory receptor 4K2 — MDVANVSTVSEFVLLGLSNSWELRMFSFIVFSMFYVATMVGNSLIVITVIANSHLHSPMYFLLTNLSIIDMSLASFATPKMITDYLTGHRTISFDGCITQIFFLHLFTGTEIILLMAMSFDRYIAICKPLHYTSIISPRVCAALVVASWVVGVMHSMSQVIFALTLPFCGPNEVDSFFCDLPVVFQLACVDTYVLGLFMISTSGIIALSCFILLFSSYVVVLVSIKHHASRGSSKALSTCTAHFIVVFMFFGPCIFIYMWPLSSFLVDKILSVFYTIFTPILNPVIYTLRNQEVKTAMRKLKKRILKISKIAINLRNSLLLWE, encoded by the exons ATGGATGTGGCTAATGTGTCAACTGTTTCTGAATTTGTTTTGCTGGGACTATCTAATTCCTGGGAGCTCCGGATGTTTTCCTTCATAGTATTCTCAATGTTTTATGTGGCAACAATGGTGGGTAATAGCCTCATAGTCATCACAGTTATAGCCAACTCTCACCTACACTCTCCTATGTATTTCCTGCTTACCAACCTTTCCATCATTGACATGTCTCTTGCTTCCTTTGCCACCCCTAAGATGATTACAGACTACCTCACTGGACACAGAACCATCTCCTTTGATGGTTGCATTACCCAGATATTTTTTCTACACCTATTTACTGGGACTGAGATCATTTTACTTATGGCTATGTCCTTTGATAGGTATATTGCAATATGCAAGCCTCTCCACTACACTTCAATCATAAGTCCCCGAGTGTGTGCTGCTCTTGTGGTGGCTTCCTGGGTTGTGGGAGTCATGCATTCAATGAGCCAGGTCATATTTGCTCTCACATTACCATTCTGTGGTCCCAATGAAGTAGACAGCTTTTTCTGTGACCTTCCTGTGGTATTCCAGCTGGCTTGTGTGGATACTTATGTCCTGGGTCTCTTTATGATCTCAACAAGTGGTATAATCGCCTTGTcctgctttattcttttattcagttCTTATGTTGTTGTCCTGGTTAGTATCAAGCATCATGCTTCGAGAGGATCGTCTAAGGCTCTTTCTACCTGCACAGCTCATTTCATTGTtgtcttcatgttctttgggCCATGCATCTTCATCTATATGTGGCCACTCAGCAGTTTTCTGGTAGACAAGATCCTGTCTGTGTTTTACACCATCTTTACTCCCATTCTAAACCCAGTAATCTATACCTTGAGGAATCAAGAAGTGAAGACagccatgaggaaactgaagaaaaggattttaa AAATTAGCAAGATTGCTATAAACCTTAGAAACTCCCTACTGCTGTGGGAGTAG
- the LOC106833324 gene encoding olfactory receptor 4K3, translating into MAWNNQSVVTEFILQGLSSSWELQIFYFLFFSIVYAATVLGNLLIMLTIVSEPHLHSPMYFLLGNLSFIDMSLASFATPKMIADFLTERKAISFEGCITQIFFLHLLGGAEIVLLISMSFDRYMAICKPLHYLTFMSQRMCFGLVTLSWIVGIFHAMSQLAFTVNLPFCGPNEVDSFFCDLPLVIKLACIDTYILGVFMISTSGMIALVCFILLVISYTVILVTVRQRSSGGSSKALSTCSAHFTVVTLFFGPCIFIYVWPFTNFPIDKVLSVFYTILTPLLNPVIYTLRNKDVKDSMRKLRSHIFKSRKTDHAP; encoded by the coding sequence ATGGCCTGGAATAACCAGTCAGTGGTAACTGAATTCATACTGCAGGGTCTCTCCAGTTCTTGGGAACTCCAGATCTTctatttcctgtttttctccATAGTCTATGCAGCCACTGTACTGGGGAACCTCCTAATCATGCTCACCATTGTGTCAGAGCCACACCTTCACTCCCCCATGTACTTTCTGCTGGGCAATCTCTCCTTCATTGACATGTCTCTGGCCTCCTTCGCCACACCCAAAATGATTGCAGATTTCCTCACTGAGCGCAAAGCCATCTCTTTTGAAGGATGCATCACCCAGATATTCTTCCTGCATCTCTTAGGGGGTGCTGAGATTGTACTGCTGATATCCATGTCTTTTGATAGGTACATGGCTATATGTAAGCCTCTACATTACTTAACCTTCATGAGCCAGAGAATGTGTTTTGGGCTTGTCACACTTTCCTGGATTGTTGGCATCTTCCATGCTATGAGTCAGTTAGCATTTACTGTGAATCTgcccttctgtggacccaatgaAGTGGACAGCTTCTTTTGTGACCTCCCCTTGGTGATTAAGCTTGCCTGCATAGACACATACATTCTGGGAGTATTCATGATCTCAACAAGTGGCATGATTGCCCTGGTGTGCTTCATCCTCTTGGTGATTTCCTACACTGTCATCCTGGTCACTGTTCGGCAACGTTCCTCTGGTGGGTCCTCCAAAGCCCTCTCCACTTGCAGTGCCCACTTCACTGTTGTGACCCTTTTCTTTGGCCCATGCATTTTCATCTATGTGTGGCCTTTCACAAATTTCCCAATAGACAAAGTGCTTTCAGTATTTTACACTATTTTGACGCCCCTCTTGAATCCAGTGATCTATACCCTTAGAAATAAAGATGTCAAGGATTCCATGAGGAAACTTCGCAGCCATATCTTTAAGTCTAGAAAGACTGATCACGCCCCTTGA